The Halalkalibaculum roseum genome window below encodes:
- a CDS encoding DEAD/DEAH box helicase: MTDKKIKKLIKKAIEAVEDEIDTVREKPAHDVLFQGKRKEKHPPGVFYYEFESQNTSLRFAEVIRGEMEDYEKELELYPVEVGEKKVVLHFPHNFGNELTKVSLEWENDFVLRRLHRELDKLLDSEEEEARERIGRLFDPDPKRDHSDEETRVLDDSRRNEAQHEALIKALQNRVLYVWGPPGTGKTSTLGFMMANYLVKSKRVLFASNTNRAVDVGLLSALEALTAVEKEHLEKKVTRFGEIALDSERLEEVLFEKQIKEREEKQKIKASKLSNVLNKYQKLQKEIDNLMEHGEDVPKVLDEEINNLGEQLDEHGGEAAVEEKIERMLTVNERFELEKRELVATTLAKVCTSELFDGQEFDAVVIDEASMANLPYLMVLAAKAKDHIVVVGDPMQLPPIALTGDAVSRDFLEKDIFTFASKSESTEDLFNWHDFNRPVTTFFDVQYRLNKDLADVLSSVFYEDRLNTVDLEKEGTSLNYPEGNKPDPTVNVIDTRRYGPVLTQKDEGRGFSPVNEVHLFLLVKIVKKLVMKNHVPVDEIGIIVPFRSTVYDIRQELYREGFEQVEVGTIHTFQGREKQVIIFDTVMSGEMQYGSKRHYSVRPFDEDKNGLAVPRLLNVALSRSKERLVILADMDHVNKIYPDKYLGQLLRRFQDDSEQ, translated from the coding sequence ATGACCGATAAGAAGATCAAAAAGCTCATCAAGAAAGCGATTGAGGCCGTGGAGGATGAGATTGATACGGTACGCGAAAAGCCGGCCCATGATGTACTATTCCAGGGAAAACGCAAGGAGAAGCATCCACCGGGGGTATTTTACTATGAGTTTGAGTCGCAGAATACCTCGCTTCGTTTTGCGGAAGTGATTCGCGGGGAGATGGAGGACTATGAGAAGGAATTGGAGCTCTATCCCGTGGAAGTCGGCGAGAAAAAGGTGGTTCTGCATTTTCCGCATAATTTCGGAAATGAGCTTACCAAGGTCAGCCTGGAATGGGAAAATGATTTTGTTTTGAGAAGGCTGCATCGGGAACTTGATAAATTGCTCGACAGTGAGGAGGAAGAGGCGCGTGAACGTATTGGTCGTCTTTTTGATCCCGATCCAAAAAGAGACCACAGCGATGAAGAGACCAGAGTCCTTGATGACAGCCGACGGAATGAGGCACAGCATGAGGCTTTGATTAAAGCCTTGCAGAACCGGGTTTTGTACGTGTGGGGCCCGCCAGGTACGGGAAAGACATCCACCTTGGGATTTATGATGGCCAACTACCTGGTGAAGAGCAAGCGCGTACTTTTTGCCTCCAATACCAATAGGGCAGTGGATGTTGGCTTATTAAGTGCACTGGAAGCCCTAACTGCTGTGGAAAAGGAGCACCTGGAAAAGAAAGTCACCCGTTTTGGGGAGATTGCACTGGACAGTGAAAGGCTTGAGGAAGTGTTATTTGAAAAGCAGATCAAAGAGCGTGAGGAGAAGCAAAAAATAAAGGCTTCCAAGCTTTCCAATGTTTTGAACAAGTACCAGAAGCTGCAGAAAGAGATTGATAATCTAATGGAGCACGGGGAGGATGTGCCTAAGGTGCTGGATGAAGAGATTAACAATCTTGGGGAACAGCTGGATGAACACGGTGGAGAAGCAGCGGTAGAAGAGAAGATAGAGCGTATGCTCACGGTCAACGAACGTTTTGAGTTGGAAAAACGGGAATTGGTAGCCACTACGCTGGCAAAAGTGTGCACCTCTGAGCTTTTCGACGGACAGGAATTTGATGCGGTTGTGATTGACGAAGCCTCCATGGCTAATCTGCCTTACCTCATGGTGCTGGCTGCTAAGGCAAAGGATCATATTGTGGTTGTCGGTGATCCCATGCAGCTGCCGCCCATCGCCCTGACAGGTGATGCCGTTTCCCGGGACTTCCTGGAGAAAGATATCTTTACCTTTGCATCTAAATCCGAATCTACTGAGGATCTCTTTAACTGGCATGATTTCAACCGTCCGGTCACCACTTTTTTTGATGTACAATACCGGCTGAATAAAGATCTGGCGGATGTACTGAGTTCTGTATTCTATGAAGACAGGTTAAATACTGTCGATCTGGAGAAAGAAGGGACATCCCTTAATTACCCTGAAGGTAACAAACCGGATCCTACAGTAAATGTCATTGATACCCGGCGATACGGACCGGTGCTGACCCAGAAAGACGAGGGCAGGGGCTTTAGCCCGGTCAATGAAGTTCACCTGTTTCTACTGGTCAAGATTGTAAAAAAGCTGGTGATGAAAAATCATGTCCCGGTGGATGAGATAGGTATAATTGTTCCCTTTCGCAGCACAGTGTACGATATTCGTCAGGAACTCTACCGGGAGGGTTTTGAACAAGTGGAAGTGGGAACCATCCATACTTTTCAGGGGCGGGAGAAGCAGGTAATTATTTTTGATACCGTAATGAGCGGCGAAATGCAGTATGGCAGCAAGCGTCACTATTCGGTTCGTCCTTTTGATGAAGATAAAAACGGGTTGGCGGTACCGCGCCTGCTTAATGTGGCTCTTTCACGCAGCAAAGAGCGACTTGTTATTTTGGCGGATATGGATCATGTGAATAAGATTTATCCTGATAAATATTTGGGGCAGTTGCTGAGAAGGTTTCAGGATGACAGTGAGCAGTGA
- a CDS encoding creatininase family protein has product MRPYILAESNWKDLKEQEVELAVLPWGATEAHNYHLPYATDNIEGEAIAAEAGRLAWEAGAKIMILPIIPFGVNTGQTDIKLDINMHSSTQAAVLNDIIEVLNRQKIHKLLILNSHGGNNFKPIVRELGVKYPKMFIAMCNWFQAMDKSRFFEITDGDHAEEMETSLVMHLRPDLVRPLEEAGDGDARQYKIESLRENWAWAERKWSEVTEDTGVGDPRKATAEKGEAFFKAVAEKVSRLFIDLAEADLDDLYE; this is encoded by the coding sequence ATGCGACCATATATTCTGGCAGAAAGCAATTGGAAGGATCTTAAGGAGCAGGAGGTAGAGCTTGCGGTGTTACCATGGGGAGCTACGGAAGCACATAACTATCATCTGCCCTATGCCACCGACAATATTGAAGGAGAAGCCATAGCAGCGGAAGCCGGTCGGCTGGCCTGGGAGGCAGGTGCAAAAATCATGATTCTACCCATTATCCCTTTCGGTGTAAATACCGGTCAAACGGATATCAAACTGGATATTAATATGCACTCCAGCACTCAGGCCGCTGTTTTAAATGACATTATTGAGGTACTGAATCGTCAGAAAATCCACAAGCTGTTAATTCTTAACAGTCATGGGGGTAACAATTTTAAGCCTATAGTGCGTGAGCTGGGGGTTAAATATCCGAAGATGTTTATAGCAATGTGCAACTGGTTCCAGGCCATGGACAAGAGCCGCTTTTTTGAGATCACCGATGGTGATCACGCCGAAGAGATGGAGACCAGCTTGGTTATGCACCTGCGTCCGGATCTGGTGAGGCCTTTGGAGGAAGCCGGGGACGGAGATGCCAGACAGTATAAAATCGAGTCCCTGCGGGAAAACTGGGCCTGGGCAGAACGAAAATGGTCGGAAGTAACTGAGGATACGGGTGTGGGTGATCCCAGGAAGGCAACGGCTGAAAAGGGCGAGGCTTTTTTTAAAGCAGTGGCGGAGAAAGTCAGCAGGCTTTTCATTGATCTTGCTGAGGCTGATCTTGATGATTTGTATGAGTGA